Sequence from the bacterium genome:
TGGAGATCATTTCAGTCAAGGTGGGATGGGTAATAGTGAGAGAGGAAAAGCTTGACCCCTCGATTATTGCTCAAGGTATCTCTGAAGTATTAGCGAAGAAGACGTTACCTCTCTTAAAAAAGGAAATATTTGATAAATTTAATGGGGGTAATAATTTTGTAATGATTAACGAACTTAGAAAGGATGTTGTTTTAAGCAGCTTAAAATTAGGGCTAAGCTCTTTATTATGTGTTCCTTTAAAGATAAGAGGCAAGATATTTGGATTTATGTTAGTGGCCCATCAAGAAGAAGGGAAGATATTTAATACTTCCGATCGCCAGTTGTTGACTTCCTTGGCTACTGAAGCAGCTCTATTAATAGAAAATGCTAAATCCCATAAGTCTTGGCAGAAGTTGTTTTTAAATACGATTACAGCTTTAACTTCTACTATTGATGCTAAGGATCCTTATACTCGTGGCCATAGCGAAAGGGTGCAAAATATTTCTTTAATAGTAGCTGACGAACTTGGGCTTTCTCTTGAAGAAAAAGCTCAAGTTAAAATTTCTGCTTTATTCCATGATATTGGAAAGATTGGCATTACCGAGAAAGTTTTAGGAAAGGAAGGACCTTTAGAAGACAAAGAATTTGAAGTTATTAAAGAACATTTGATTTTAGGAGCTAATATTATTGAAAAGATTGATGGTTTAAAGGATATTGTTGCTAATGTCATGAATCATCACGAGCGTTTTGATGGACAAGGTTATCCTGGAGGTCTCAAGGGAACACAGATTCCTTTAGCTAGTAGAATAATTAGTGTGGTAGACTCTTATGATGCCATGACTTCTGACCGGCCATATCGACAAGGAATGACCAAAGAAAAGGCGGTAGATGAATTAAAGAGGTGTGTTGATTTTCAATTTGATCCAAAAGTGGTAAAAGCATTTGTAAGAGCTTTTGAGAAAGGAAAAATATAAGTAAACCAATATCTCTACTTTCTCAATATTACAATTAAAAAGTTTTCCTTGACAGATAAGATCTTAATAAGTAGTATTACTCTTAAATTTAAAATAAGTGGGCCGCTAGCTCAGTTGGTAGAGCACCGCCCTTTTAAGGCGGGTGTCGTTGGTTCGATCCCAACGCGGCTCACCAAAAAAGATTTCGTGAAATCCTTTTTGGTGAGCTTTATTTAAAAAGGCGCGAACCTTTTTTGAACAAAACTAACGCCCTGCCCTCGCTTCCGACTCGAAAAGACTAAGGACTCTCTTTTTCTTTACTATTTCCAAATATTTTAGTAATATTATTTTGTGGTTGCGAAGTTTAAGCATAATTTAATTATGCCACAATT
This genomic interval carries:
- a CDS encoding HD domain-containing protein, which codes for MNKDVGEYSLSSERKEYLTKILKDYAALIEYPLWMMIEEDFIEPVYYTNYCQIINDALKGKVFCKGNQEKLFNLIKSSQAPEFSPCHGKLLLLGAPVKHHSKVVGIVACCQVLLKSIEEKDRLEAISLSPKLEISNKLGVSNIQLFIKYLEETRVLSKDKIRQIMDSLIFLSNLVSEIISGDKKLQNLTCEATSMNKELTLIHEVNQALSLLGEIDDIIKMILNRVMEIISVKVGWVIVREEKLDPSIIAQGISEVLAKKTLPLLKKEIFDKFNGGNNFVMINELRKDVVLSSLKLGLSSLLCVPLKIRGKIFGFMLVAHQEEGKIFNTSDRQLLTSLATEAALLIENAKSHKSWQKLFLNTITALTSTIDAKDPYTRGHSERVQNISLIVADELGLSLEEKAQVKISALFHDIGKIGITEKVLGKEGPLEDKEFEVIKEHLILGANIIEKIDGLKDIVANVMNHHERFDGQGYPGGLKGTQIPLASRIISVVDSYDAMTSDRPYRQGMTKEKAVDELKRCVDFQFDPKVVKAFVRAFEKGKI